AGAATGGTCTCGACCGATTCGAGCGAGGAATCGATGTTCTGCACGAGTTTCTGATTGTCGGAATCGCCCAGCCGCTCGACCAGCGTTGAGGAATAGAGCCGCGCGGCGTTGAGAGGTTGCAGGATGTCGTGCCCGGCAGCAGCGAGAAAGCGGGTCTTGCCGATATTGGCTTCTTCGGCGGTCAGTTGTGCCTTCTCCAGTTCCTGGTTGACCCGGGTGAGTTCGGCGGTGCGTTCGCTCACCCGTTGTTCCAGCGTTTCATTGGCCTGTTTGAGCGCCATATCAGCCGCAACGCGCTCGGTGATGTCGGCATAGGTCGTCACGATCCCGCTGTCAGGCATCGGATTGGAGCGGATTTCGATGATCCGGCGGTCGGGCCCAATGGTCAGCGAGAAGGTTTCATCCATCACCAGGAACCTGGCCAGTGCAGCCTGTTCCTGACCGGCCTCGATGTCGCCACGGGCCACGAGGATGGCAATGATGCTTTCCAGTGGAAACCCGACCTGGCCGACATTTTCAGGGAGTTCCAGCAGACCGCGAAACCGCTTGTTCCAAACCGTCAGCCGGTTGGAGCTGTCAAACACGGTGATGCCCTGATCCATCTGGCCCAAAGCTGTCTGCAGCAGATCCCGGTTGTACTGCAGCGCTTCCGAGGCTTCGTCGAGCAGCCGCGCCGTATCGCCGGGCATGTCATCGGCACGTTCGAACAGCAGCGAAAGCACAAGCCGCGCCGAGGCCGAGCCGATGGCGCTGCCAAGCAGTTGCTCGGCAAACCGCAACAGCCCCATATCGGCCGGGTCATCATCATTGATCCAGCGTCCGATGGCCCGCTCATGGGAATGAAACGAACGCTCGGTCCGCTCCTTTCCAAGATAGCGGCTGATGGTCTGCTTGAGATCGGCAACGGTGACCTTGGTTTTCCAACTGCGCCCCGATGTGGTCAGCCGCCGGCTGTGGGGAATGAACACCGCCGACTGGATCCGCTCAATCGATTTGGGCCGCCGTGATAGTGAGCCAATGACATAGAGGGCACAGTTCACGATCAGGCTGAGAACCACCGCATTGAACAGCGGATCCGCGCCGGGGCCGGAGAAGCTCTGGGTTCCAGGGATGATGAATTCGAGAATGGTGAGTGCAACAATGCTGTTGTCGGGGCCGCCCAGGCTCGGAACCAGGAGCATATAGGCCCAGATCGCGATCCCTCCCGAGAGGCCCGCGATCGCGCCGCGCGCATTGGCCTGCCGCCAGAACAGGCCGCCAAAGAAGGCGGGTGCCAGTTGGGCGATTGCCGCAAATGACAACAGCCCGATGGAGGCGAGACCGGCATTGATATCGGCGGCGCGGTAATAGGCGAAGCCGAGCAACAGGATCCCGACAATCGCGGTCCGCCGGATAAACAGGATCAGCCCGGCAAAATCGCCGCTTTGGCCGCGCCGGTTGCGCCGTCTGAGCACCACGGGCACGATGATGTCGTTGGAGACCATGATCGCAACGGCAACCGACGCCACGATCACCATCGCCGTTGCGGCCGAGAAGCCCCCGATGAAGGTGATCAGGGTGACCATCGGCATATTGTTGGCCATGGGAAGCGTCAGAACGAATAGATCGCTGGCTTCTCCCGACCCGAATTGCAGCAGCCCGGCGACAGCCACCGGCAGCACGAAGATATTGATCGCGACCAGATACAGTGGCAGCAGCCATCCCGCGAGCTTAAGCTCTCCCGGTGTCCTGTTTTCCACCACGGTGACGTGAAACTGGCGCGGCAGCATGATGATTGCGAAGGCTGACAGAACGACCAGTAGCACCCAGCGTTGCAAAGGGGTTTCATGACTGAGCGCCGCCATCACGCTGGCGTTTTCGCTGGCCGCGTTGAGCAA
The DNA window shown above is from Hoeflea phototrophica DFL-43 and carries:
- a CDS encoding hybrid sensor histidine kinase/response regulator is translated as MMPGWLVFGSALFYLLLLFAIATYGDRSTRQRLRRTAGRPIIYSLSLAIYCTSWTYFGGVGLAASRGLEFTAIYIGPILMFTLGMPILTRIVNLAKAEKLTSIADFMAARYGKSPMVAAMVALIAVIGTIPYIALQLKAVSSSVAVMVDAEQLSRVTETFFLSDISFFVTLVLAAFAAIFGTRHTDATEHQDGLILAIAMESVVKLLAFTLIGLSVVFVMFDGPWELLNAASENASVMAALSHETPLQRWVLLVVLSAFAIIMLPRQFHVTVVENRTPGELKLAGWLLPLYLVAINIFVLPVAVAGLLQFGSGEASDLFVLTLPMANNMPMVTLITFIGGFSAATAMVIVASVAVAIMVSNDIIVPVVLRRRNRRGQSGDFAGLILFIRRTAIVGILLLGFAYYRAADINAGLASIGLLSFAAIAQLAPAFFGGLFWRQANARGAIAGLSGGIAIWAYMLLVPSLGGPDNSIVALTILEFIIPGTQSFSGPGADPLFNAVVLSLIVNCALYVIGSLSRRPKSIERIQSAVFIPHSRRLTTSGRSWKTKVTVADLKQTISRYLGKERTERSFHSHERAIGRWINDDDPADMGLLRFAEQLLGSAIGSASARLVLSLLFERADDMPGDTARLLDEASEALQYNRDLLQTALGQMDQGITVFDSSNRLTVWNKRFRGLLELPENVGQVGFPLESIIAILVARGDIEAGQEQAALARFLVMDETFSLTIGPDRRIIEIRSNPMPDSGIVTTYADITERVAADMALKQANETLEQRVSERTAELTRVNQELEKAQLTAEEANIGKTRFLAAAGHDILQPLNAARLYSSTLVERLGDSDNQKLVQNIDSSLESVETILGAVLDISRLDTGAMKPQLASFPLNDLLTRVMTDFAPVARENNLRFTVMPTSVYVRSDPNLLRRLIQNLVSNAIKYTRHGRVLVGVRRAGDKVSIHVLDTGIGIPSTKFRTVFREFARLEEGARTASGLGLGLSIVDRIARVLNHSVDIASQAGKGTRFRVEVPIETNVKRMKSAPKRGVVDNNGLNLNGLRVLCIDNEPKILEGMTLLLTGWGCEVLAAASMKASKDLAGTEKAPDVIFADYHLDDGTGIDTIVEIRKLWDKEIPALLVTADRTPEVRARADSERIAVQNKPIKPAALRAFLNQVSISRRSAAE